A region of Streptomyces halobius DNA encodes the following proteins:
- a CDS encoding Uma2 family endonuclease, with translation MSVASFTHHGPWTVQDVLALPEDRTVRYELLGESLVMSPAPGLRHQRASFRLHVALDAAASAAGAPVEVLEAINVLLPSGLVVPDIVVADAGATAEDGVSIDADAVQLVVELVSPGNKTMDRKLKPLLYAEAAVPHYWRLEFDPAPRLIVSELDGGRYVETATALSGTVTRIKEPFPFEIDPAGLAQPQHRG, from the coding sequence ATGAGCGTTGCCAGCTTTACGCACCACGGGCCCTGGACCGTCCAGGACGTCCTGGCCCTGCCCGAAGACCGGACCGTCCGCTACGAACTGCTGGGGGAGTCACTCGTGATGTCCCCCGCCCCAGGCCTGCGCCACCAGCGCGCCAGCTTCCGCCTCCACGTCGCCCTGGACGCGGCCGCCAGCGCCGCCGGCGCCCCGGTCGAAGTGCTGGAGGCCATCAACGTCCTCCTGCCGTCCGGCCTGGTCGTGCCGGACATCGTCGTCGCCGACGCGGGCGCGACCGCCGAGGACGGCGTCAGCATCGACGCCGATGCCGTGCAGCTGGTCGTCGAGCTCGTCTCACCCGGCAACAAGACCATGGACCGCAAGCTCAAGCCCCTGCTCTACGCCGAGGCAGCGGTCCCGCACTACTGGCGCCTGGAGTTCGACCCGGCCCCGCGCCTGATCGTCAGCGAGCTGGACGGCGGCCGGTACGTCGAAACGGCGACCGCCCTGTCGGGCACCGTGACCCGCATCAAGGAGCCGTTCCCCTTCGAGATCGACCCGGCCGGGCTCGCCCAGCCGCAGCACAGAGGCTGA
- the ku gene encoding non-homologous end joining protein Ku: MRSIWKGTISFGLVALPVDLFAATEDHGPGLHLVHAKDGGRVRHRRVCELDGREIGPEETARGWEAPDGRTVVLQDADLDALPLPSKRIIEVLGFVGTADVDPLLYARPYWVGAHGPGAQRPYAVLVEALARSGRLAVCKVALRSRERLAILRPRNGILICHTLRWPEEVRQPGDLSSPVPTTTRELELAELLMTEMSGVDVGSLHDDYAEALNVLVDTLAAGGKAVLPPEPEPPVDLMAALEASVRTARRARNETE; encoded by the coding sequence ATGCGATCGATCTGGAAAGGAACCATCTCCTTCGGGCTGGTCGCCCTTCCAGTAGACCTATTCGCCGCCACTGAGGATCACGGGCCTGGCCTTCACCTCGTGCACGCCAAGGATGGTGGTCGTGTACGCCACCGGCGGGTATGCGAGCTGGACGGACGTGAGATCGGCCCGGAGGAGACTGCCCGCGGCTGGGAGGCGCCCGATGGTCGCACGGTTGTTCTCCAGGATGCCGACCTAGACGCCTTGCCACTGCCCTCGAAGAGGATCATCGAGGTACTGGGATTCGTCGGCACCGCTGACGTCGACCCGCTGTTGTATGCGCGTCCCTACTGGGTAGGCGCCCACGGTCCCGGGGCGCAGCGCCCCTACGCGGTCCTGGTTGAAGCGCTGGCGCGATCCGGCCGACTCGCTGTCTGCAAGGTTGCCCTCAGGTCACGGGAGCGGCTGGCGATCCTGAGGCCGAGGAACGGCATCCTGATCTGCCACACGCTCCGCTGGCCTGAGGAGGTTCGTCAGCCGGGTGACCTGTCCAGTCCCGTCCCGACCACCACGCGTGAGCTGGAGCTCGCCGAGCTGCTGATGACGGAGATGTCCGGGGTGGACGTCGGGTCGCTGCATGATGACTATGCCGAGGCTCTCAACGTGCTCGTGGACACCCTCGCGGCCGGTGGGAAGGCCGTGCTGCCGCCTGAGCCGGAGCCTCCCGTGGATTTGATGGCCGCGCTGGAGGCATCTGTGCGGACCGCTCGACGTGCCCGGAACGAGACCGAGTAG
- a CDS encoding DUF6233 domain-containing protein, whose protein sequence is MEMWLQISLERVREQIIVAEQRAAQQARATPPPPPDWVVQLSIGHGAHPIAVHVGGCRSAGRRARPVSRDQAMRALTEGVDPCALCRPDTELGIV, encoded by the coding sequence ATGGAGATGTGGCTGCAGATCAGCCTCGAACGCGTCCGGGAGCAGATCATCGTCGCCGAGCAGCGCGCCGCGCAACAGGCGCGGGCCACGCCGCCACCGCCGCCGGATTGGGTTGTGCAGCTCAGCATCGGGCACGGGGCGCACCCCATTGCTGTACATGTAGGCGGCTGCCGAAGCGCCGGCCGCCGCGCTCGCCCCGTCAGCCGGGACCAGGCCATGCGCGCCCTCACCGAGGGCGTCGATCCATGCGCCCTGTGCCGCCCCGACACCGAGCTCGGCATCGTCTAA
- the murJ gene encoding murein biosynthesis integral membrane protein MurJ — protein sequence MVEGTQAAAKTRSRRNQKRRRHAATKPDAAKKGGLLRSSMLMAAGTVVSRGTGLLKTVLQAGALGTGLLATTYNQANVVPASLYFLLIGGALNSVLVPQLVRARVEQADGGRAFEQRLVTLTMSVLGVGTLLAVWAAPQIISLYQSDSPANHEAFQLTVVFARFLLPQIFFYGLFSILGQVLNARNKFGAMMWTPVLNNVVLISMFGVYLGMMTVPDSVKDITQTQVTLLGAGTTLALAIQALALIPFARAAGFRFRPRFDWRGTGLGKSISAARWTLLFVLTNLVASTVVTRYASAADTALPNGGVGFSAYNYAQTIWSLPQSVITVSLVTALLPRMSRAVAEHRLDDMRGDLSRALRISGVVIVPAAFFFVALGPQMAQVVFAHGAADPASTVPLGQMLQAFGLGLIPFSAQYMLLRGFYAFEDTRTPFWMAVWISTVNIALATACHLLMPPRWAVIGLAGAYAASYAIGLLITALLLRRRLEGQLDGKRLCRTYGKLTASALAAGTLGWLVARTCSTTVTSTTWAPVLGLAAGGVTMLLLFVLLARLLKIKELRSLPGLG from the coding sequence ATGGTGGAGGGGACGCAGGCTGCGGCGAAAACGCGGTCACGGAGGAATCAGAAGCGGCGGCGCCACGCCGCTACGAAGCCGGATGCGGCAAAGAAGGGCGGGCTGCTGCGCTCGTCCATGCTGATGGCGGCGGGGACGGTGGTGTCCCGGGGGACGGGACTGCTCAAAACAGTGCTGCAGGCCGGGGCGCTGGGGACGGGACTGTTGGCCACGACGTACAACCAGGCCAACGTGGTGCCGGCGAGCCTGTACTTCCTGCTCATCGGCGGCGCGTTGAACTCCGTACTGGTACCGCAGTTGGTGAGGGCCAGGGTTGAGCAGGCGGACGGCGGACGTGCCTTCGAGCAGCGTCTGGTCACACTCACGATGTCCGTGCTCGGAGTCGGCACGCTGCTGGCTGTGTGGGCGGCGCCGCAGATCATCAGCCTCTATCAGAGCGACTCACCGGCCAACCACGAAGCGTTCCAGCTGACGGTGGTCTTCGCCCGGTTCCTGCTCCCGCAGATCTTCTTCTACGGACTGTTCAGCATCCTGGGCCAAGTGCTCAACGCCCGGAACAAGTTCGGCGCGATGATGTGGACCCCTGTCCTCAACAACGTCGTCCTGATCTCCATGTTCGGCGTGTACCTCGGCATGATGACGGTCCCGGACTCCGTCAAGGACATCACGCAGACCCAGGTCACGCTGCTCGGCGCGGGCACCACGCTCGCCCTGGCGATCCAGGCCCTCGCCCTGATCCCCTTCGCCCGGGCCGCCGGCTTTCGCTTCCGCCCGCGCTTCGACTGGCGCGGCACCGGCTTGGGCAAGAGCATCAGCGCAGCCCGCTGGACCCTGCTGTTCGTCCTGACCAACCTGGTGGCCAGCACGGTAGTGACCCGCTACGCCTCCGCCGCGGACACGGCATTGCCCAATGGCGGTGTGGGCTTTTCCGCCTATAACTACGCGCAGACCATCTGGTCGCTGCCGCAGTCGGTCATCACCGTCTCGCTGGTCACCGCCCTGCTGCCGCGGATGAGCCGGGCGGTCGCCGAACACCGTCTAGACGACATGCGCGGCGACCTCTCCCGAGCCCTGCGGATCAGCGGCGTCGTCATCGTTCCCGCCGCCTTCTTCTTCGTGGCCCTCGGCCCGCAAATGGCGCAGGTCGTCTTCGCGCACGGAGCGGCCGATCCGGCGTCCACCGTGCCGCTGGGCCAGATGCTTCAGGCCTTCGGGCTCGGCCTGATCCCCTTCTCCGCGCAGTACATGCTGCTCCGCGGCTTCTACGCCTTCGAGGACACCCGAACCCCGTTCTGGATGGCCGTGTGGATCAGTACGGTCAATATCGCCCTGGCCACCGCCTGCCATCTGCTGATGCCCCCGCGATGGGCCGTCATCGGCCTGGCCGGCGCCTACGCCGCCTCCTACGCCATCGGCCTGCTCATCACCGCGCTGCTGCTGCGACGACGCCTCGAAGGCCAGCTGGACGGCAAGAGACTGTGCCGCACCTACGGCAAGCTAACAGCCTCCGCCCTCGCGGCCGGAACCCTGGGCTGGCTCGTGGCCCGCACCTGCTCCACCACCGTCACGTCGACCACATGGGCACCCGTTCTGGGCCTGGCGGCAGGAGGCGTCACCATGCTCCTTCTCTTCGTGCTCCTCGCACGACTCTTGAAGATCAAGGAGCTGCGGAGCCTGCCCGGGCTGGGGTGA
- a CDS encoding tyrosine-type recombinase/integrase: MPVRLFYDFLMEEGLRGSNPVGRGRYTPGRRAGGNQRGLVPRLTKLPWIPTEEQWLHILEVARREPVRNRVMLALAYDAALRREELCSLRTDDVDPAHRTLRVRAETTKNGLERMVPYSAASGVLLSGYLAHRATVSRARGPLFLSESRRNYAQPLSLWTWSKVVRRIGLAAGVERLTTHTTRHLCLTDLARMGWEIHAIATLAGHRCTDSTLQYIHLSGRDLADKLNAGMEHIHAWRVQMLAAPDATGVVR, encoded by the coding sequence GTGCCGGTTCGCTTGTTCTACGACTTCCTCATGGAGGAGGGCCTGCGGGGGTCGAACCCGGTGGGTCGGGGCCGCTACACACCCGGCCGGCGGGCTGGCGGGAATCAGCGGGGGTTGGTGCCGCGGCTGACGAAACTGCCGTGGATCCCCACCGAAGAGCAGTGGCTGCACATCTTGGAGGTGGCGCGGCGCGAGCCGGTCCGCAACCGCGTGATGCTCGCCCTTGCCTACGACGCGGCGCTGCGGCGCGAGGAGTTGTGTTCACTGCGGACCGACGATGTCGACCCGGCTCATCGCACGCTGCGGGTGCGGGCGGAGACGACGAAGAACGGGCTGGAGCGGATGGTGCCGTACTCGGCTGCGTCCGGGGTACTGCTGTCGGGATATCTCGCCCACCGGGCTACGGTCAGCCGGGCGCGGGGCCCGTTGTTCCTTTCTGAGTCCCGGCGCAACTACGCCCAGCCGCTGAGCTTGTGGACCTGGTCGAAGGTGGTCCGCCGCATCGGCCTGGCGGCGGGAGTTGAGCGGCTGACCACCCACACCACCCGGCACCTGTGCCTGACGGACCTGGCCCGGATGGGCTGGGAAATCCATGCGATCGCTACGCTCGCCGGCCACCGGTGCACCGACTCCACCCTGCAGTACATCCACCTCTCCGGCCGGGACCTCGCCGACAAGCTCAACGCGGGCATGGAGCACATCCACGCCTGGCGGGTGCAGATGCTCGCCGCCCCGGATGCGACAGGAGTTGTGCGATGA
- a CDS encoding IS110 family transposase translates to MPELWAGTDAGKGEHHCTVIDQDATVFLTRRVPNSETELLELLSDVLDLAEGEPVTWAVDLNAGGAALWIALLVNHEQRLLYIPGRTVHHASGAYRGSGKTDAKDAFVIADTARMRRDLQPLQVTSEIAVDLKILTARRMDLSADRTRAINRLRAQMLEYFPALERAFDYSTSKTALILLTKYQTPAALRCIGRARLAAWLKNHGVRTLTTAKSAADAAVTAGEAQLTTVPGEKTAAKMVHTLAREVMALDQDIADLEALIEGRFREHPDADVITSMPGIGDMLGAEFIAATGGDLTAFGSPDRLAGVAGLAPVPRDSGKVSGNLRRPRRYSRRLLRMFYLSAQVAAIHCPESQRFYQRKRAEGKNHKQAVLALARRRLNVLWALIRDHRTFETSGPQPAAAA, encoded by the coding sequence GTGCCTGAACTGTGGGCCGGCACGGATGCGGGCAAGGGCGAGCATCACTGCACGGTGATCGACCAGGACGCCACGGTGTTCCTCACGCGCCGGGTGCCCAACAGCGAGACCGAGCTGCTGGAACTCCTCAGCGACGTCCTGGACCTGGCCGAGGGTGAGCCGGTGACGTGGGCGGTGGACCTCAACGCCGGCGGCGCCGCACTCTGGATCGCCCTGCTGGTCAACCACGAGCAGAGACTGCTCTACATCCCCGGACGCACCGTCCACCACGCCTCCGGCGCGTACCGCGGCAGCGGCAAAACGGACGCGAAGGACGCCTTCGTCATCGCCGACACCGCCCGCATGCGCCGCGACCTGCAGCCCTTGCAGGTAACCAGCGAGATCGCGGTTGACCTGAAGATCCTCACCGCCCGGCGCATGGACCTGTCCGCCGACCGCACACGCGCAATCAACCGGCTCCGTGCCCAGATGCTGGAGTACTTCCCCGCCCTGGAGCGGGCCTTCGACTACAGCACCTCCAAGACCGCGCTCATCCTGCTCACGAAGTACCAGACCCCTGCCGCCCTGCGGTGTATCGGCCGGGCCCGGCTGGCGGCCTGGCTGAAGAACCACGGCGTGCGCACGCTCACCACGGCCAAGAGCGCCGCGGACGCGGCGGTGACCGCGGGCGAGGCCCAGCTCACCACCGTGCCGGGAGAGAAGACCGCGGCCAAGATGGTCCACACGCTGGCCAGGGAGGTGATGGCCCTTGACCAGGACATCGCGGACCTCGAAGCCCTGATCGAAGGCCGGTTTCGCGAGCATCCCGACGCAGACGTGATCACTTCCATGCCCGGCATCGGCGACATGCTCGGCGCCGAGTTCATCGCCGCGACCGGCGGCGACCTGACCGCCTTCGGCAGCCCCGACCGGCTCGCCGGAGTCGCCGGACTCGCCCCCGTCCCACGGGACTCGGGCAAGGTTTCCGGCAACCTGCGCAGGCCTCGCCGCTACAGTCGTCGGCTCCTGCGCATGTTCTACCTCTCCGCCCAGGTCGCCGCGATTCACTGTCCCGAGTCCCAGCGGTTCTACCAGCGCAAACGCGCTGAGGGGAAGAACCACAAACAGGCCGTCCTCGCCCTGGCCAGACGCCGCCTGAACGTGCTCTGGGCCCTCATACGCGACCACCGCACGTTCGAGACCAGCGGACCCCAGCCTGCTGCAGCGGCCTGA